A genomic stretch from Desulfolutivibrio sulfodismutans DSM 3696 includes:
- a CDS encoding M24 family metallopeptidase: MRLNPGMENANDTTHVYATRRDRLRASLAAAGHEALLVSHAANRYYLSGFELHDAQCNESSGMLLVTASGRDQLLTDPRFLDAARRLWPKDDIFIYSSNRYQAMGDLFKSLGLEKILFEAKSLSYDTHALLSEYMDMIPCTGFVENLRLHKEPGEIELLRRSCAVNHAVMARLPDVLVPGITEAEAAWEIEKLFREFGASELSFPSIVAVNENAAMPHAVPGPKAATDGSLVLVDVGGRLDGYCSDQTRTFWVGDTPSDRFRRTLDMVQEAQNAALAAIRPGLSYRDAYMLAKNAFAAHGVDAAFTHSLGHGIGLETHEAPSLSPYAEGRLSPGMVITVEPGLYDADWGGVRWEYMVLVTDDGCEIL, translated from the coding sequence ATGCGGCTAAACCCCGGCATGGAAAACGCCAACGATACCACCCACGTGTACGCCACCAGGCGGGACCGCCTGCGCGCCAGCCTGGCCGCCGCAGGCCACGAAGCCCTGCTCGTCTCCCATGCCGCCAACCGCTATTACTTAAGCGGCTTCGAGCTTCACGACGCCCAGTGCAACGAATCCTCGGGCATGCTCCTGGTCACGGCCAGCGGCCGGGACCAACTCCTGACCGATCCCCGGTTCCTGGACGCGGCCCGCAGGCTGTGGCCAAAAGACGACATCTTCATCTATTCCTCCAACCGCTATCAGGCCATGGGCGATCTTTTCAAATCCCTGGGGCTTGAAAAGATCCTCTTCGAGGCCAAAAGCCTGTCCTACGACACCCACGCCCTGCTCTCGGAATACATGGACATGATCCCCTGCACGGGATTCGTGGAGAATCTGCGCCTGCACAAGGAGCCGGGCGAGATCGAGCTTTTACGCCGTTCCTGCGCCGTCAACCACGCGGTCATGGCCCGGCTGCCGGATGTGCTGGTCCCGGGGATCACCGAGGCCGAGGCAGCCTGGGAGATCGAAAAACTCTTCCGGGAATTCGGGGCCAGCGAGCTGTCCTTTCCGTCCATCGTAGCCGTCAATGAAAACGCCGCCATGCCCCACGCCGTCCCCGGCCCCAAGGCGGCCACGGACGGCAGCCTGGTCCTGGTGGATGTGGGCGGCCGCCTGGACGGCTACTGCTCGGACCAGACCCGCACCTTCTGGGTCGGCGACACCCCCTCGGATCGCTTCCGGCGCACCCTGGACATGGTCCAGGAGGCCCAAAACGCGGCCCTGGCGGCCATCCGCCCCGGGCTCTCCTACCGGGACGCCTACATGCTGGCCAAAAACGCCTTCGCGGCCCACGGGGTGGACGCGGCCTTCACCCATTCCCTGGGGCACGGCATCGGCCTGGAGACCCACGAGGCCCCGAGCCTGAGCCCCTACGCCGAGGGACGCCTTTCCCCGGGCATGGTGATCACGGTGGAGCCGGGGCTGTACGACGCGGACTGGGGGGGCGTGCGCTGGGAATACATGGTGCTTGTCACCGACGACGGCTGCGAGATCCTGTGA
- a CDS encoding DUF4911 domain-containing protein yields MRRRPRRRPPYLPPGNSERLYLSLPGANVGLLRFLLEGYGHMACMTVVDRYAAVVRLFFAPTAREEVLEFVAAAACEIPGLAVRLAPRDQSGPGGTVQDACLSPP; encoded by the coding sequence GTGAGACGGCGGCCACGGCGACGCCCGCCCTATCTGCCGCCCGGAAATTCCGAACGGCTGTACCTGTCCCTGCCCGGAGCGAACGTCGGGCTGTTGCGTTTTTTACTGGAGGGCTACGGGCATATGGCGTGCATGACCGTGGTGGACCGCTATGCGGCCGTGGTGCGGCTTTTCTTTGCGCCGACGGCGCGGGAGGAGGTGCTGGAGTTTGTGGCGGCTGCGGCCTGCGAGATCCCGGGGCTGGCGGTGCGTCTCGCCCCCCGGGACCAGTCCGGGCCGGGCGGGACCGTTCAGGATGCCTGCCTCAGTCCGCCGTGA
- a CDS encoding response regulator transcription factor, producing the protein MKTILVIDDDETIRSVMRLYLEGEGHAVLEATDGKAGMRLFHAHPVDLVILDIFMPEKDGIETIQEIREAGNCRVLAISGGSPSMGMDFLHHAKAFGANDILVKPFSESELLGAVHRLTAD; encoded by the coding sequence ATGAAAACCATCCTGGTCATCGATGATGACGAAACCATTCGCAGCGTCATGCGGCTGTATCTGGAAGGCGAGGGCCATGCCGTCCTGGAGGCCACGGACGGCAAGGCCGGAATGCGGCTTTTTCACGCCCATCCCGTGGATTTGGTCATTCTGGACATCTTCATGCCGGAAAAAGACGGCATCGAGACCATCCAGGAGATTCGCGAGGCGGGAAATTGCAGGGTGTTGGCCATTTCCGGGGGCTCCCCCAGCATGGGGATGGATTTTTTGCACCACGCCAAGGCCTTCGGGGCCAACGACATCCTGGTCAAGCCCTTCAGCGAGAGCGAACTACTCGGCGCCGTACACCGCCTCACGGCGGACTGA
- a CDS encoding LysM peptidoglycan-binding domain-containing protein, which yields MPRTFRISIFFAFVLPLFAIHFLLSTPCAQAYAIKSGDTPGSIAQKNGVTTQELLKANPGLDPKKMRVGQEINIPGAKPQEKAADAKPRQEEKASKKPADEKAKVAEEKAKPAEEKAKPAPAASGGAYTVQKGDTPQSIAAKLGISVPELLKANDNLDPRKLKVGQTLKAPGAAAVKPEKNEAKAEPKAEAKKTEETVQHTVKRGETLAAIASRYGTTIEAIQKLNSAAASGKVKTGVRLKIPAGQAAAPTTRQTPAPSEPEAVAEPVREAGQETPAASPAAPSGATSPEPAAAEPETGTPADAEGYFEKGNELGKQNKYQKAIEQFDRAIKLNPNRADYYASRGHAFYYMKLYTRAVEDYTQAIERNQSFALAYSMRGLSHTRAGHFDKALEDYNKAISLGPKEADYYKGRGYTYFHLKQYGPMCEDYQKACTFGDCELLETARKENLCTKGS from the coding sequence ATGCCCCGAACGTTCCGTATTTCCATATTTTTTGCCTTCGTATTGCCCCTTTTCGCCATCCACTTCCTGCTTTCCACACCCTGCGCCCAGGCCTATGCCATTAAATCCGGCGACACCCCGGGCAGCATCGCCCAGAAGAACGGAGTTACCACTCAGGAACTGCTCAAGGCCAATCCCGGACTTGATCCGAAAAAGATGCGAGTGGGCCAGGAAATCAACATTCCCGGGGCGAAGCCCCAGGAAAAAGCGGCCGACGCCAAACCTCGACAGGAGGAGAAGGCATCCAAAAAGCCCGCTGACGAAAAGGCGAAAGTCGCCGAGGAAAAGGCCAAGCCTGCTGAAGAGAAGGCCAAGCCCGCCCCTGCGGCGTCCGGCGGGGCCTACACCGTGCAAAAAGGCGACACGCCGCAGAGCATCGCCGCCAAGCTGGGCATCTCCGTCCCCGAGCTGCTTAAGGCCAACGACAACCTCGATCCCCGCAAGCTCAAAGTCGGGCAGACCCTCAAGGCCCCGGGCGCGGCGGCGGTGAAACCCGAAAAAAACGAAGCCAAAGCCGAGCCCAAGGCCGAAGCCAAGAAGACGGAGGAAACCGTCCAGCACACGGTCAAACGCGGGGAAACCCTGGCCGCCATCGCCTCCCGCTACGGCACGACCATCGAGGCCATCCAGAAACTCAACTCCGCCGCCGCCTCCGGCAAGGTCAAGACCGGCGTCCGGCTGAAAATCCCTGCAGGCCAGGCCGCCGCCCCCACGACCCGGCAGACCCCGGCGCCATCCGAACCGGAGGCCGTCGCCGAACCGGTGCGCGAAGCCGGACAGGAGACGCCCGCCGCCTCCCCGGCCGCCCCTTCCGGCGCAACCTCGCCCGAGCCTGCTGCGGCCGAGCCGGAAACCGGCACCCCGGCCGACGCCGAAGGCTATTTCGAGAAAGGCAACGAGCTTGGCAAGCAAAACAAGTATCAAAAGGCCATCGAACAGTTCGACCGGGCCATCAAACTCAACCCCAACCGGGCCGACTACTACGCCAGCCGCGGGCACGCCTTCTATTACATGAAGCTCTACACCCGGGCCGTGGAGGATTACACCCAGGCCATCGAACGCAACCAGTCCTTCGCCCTGGCCTATTCCATGCGCGGCTTGAGCCATACCCGGGCCGGACACTTCGACAAGGCCCTGGAGGATTACAACAAGGCCATTTCCCTTGGCCCCAAGGAAGCCGACTACTACAAAGGGCGCGGCTATACCTATTTCCATCTCAAGCAGTACGGTCCCATGTGCGAGGATTACCAAAAAGCCTGCACCTTTGGCGATTGCGAACTCCTGGAGACGGCGCGCAAGGAAAACCTTTGCACGAAGGGAAGCTGA
- a CDS encoding DMT family transporter, producing the protein MGSREFKADILLLLTALIWGLAFVAQRLGMDHVGPFTFNGVRFLLGAGALLPLALRSAGQSHPSDFLRSGRGGFFNLWGGLLAGSVLFAGATLQQVGLVYTTAGKAGFITGLYVVIVPMIGMIFRQKATVGDWLGAVAAAVGLYFLSVTEDLTMSFGDVLELVGAVFWAGHVCLIGWLSPRMRATQLACGQYAVCGLLSLATAFFTETVTVQGLSGALYPILYGGLLSVGLAYTLQVVAQRDAKPAHAAILLSLEAVFAALAGWLLLDESMGSRGLFGCTLMMGGMLASQLWPKGTKALEAA; encoded by the coding sequence GTGGGTTCCCGCGAATTCAAAGCCGATATTCTGCTCTTGCTGACAGCCCTCATCTGGGGCCTGGCCTTTGTGGCCCAACGCCTGGGCATGGACCATGTGGGACCGTTCACCTTCAACGGGGTGCGGTTTCTGCTCGGGGCGGGAGCGCTGTTGCCCCTGGCCCTGCGCAGCGCGGGACAAAGCCACCCTTCCGATTTCCTGCGCTCCGGCCGGGGCGGTTTTTTCAATCTATGGGGCGGCCTCCTGGCCGGGTCTGTCCTTTTCGCCGGGGCCACCCTGCAGCAGGTGGGGCTGGTCTACACCACGGCGGGCAAGGCCGGATTCATCACCGGGCTCTATGTGGTCATCGTGCCCATGATCGGGATGATCTTCCGGCAAAAAGCCACTGTCGGCGACTGGCTTGGTGCGGTGGCGGCGGCCGTGGGGTTGTATTTTTTGTCGGTCACCGAGGATCTGACCATGTCCTTCGGGGACGTGCTGGAACTGGTTGGGGCCGTGTTCTGGGCCGGGCACGTCTGTCTCATCGGCTGGCTATCGCCGCGCATGCGGGCCACCCAGTTGGCGTGCGGCCAGTACGCGGTCTGTGGCCTCCTGAGCCTTGCGACGGCCTTTTTCACCGAAACCGTCACGGTCCAGGGCTTGTCCGGGGCCCTGTATCCCATTCTCTACGGCGGGCTTTTGTCCGTGGGACTGGCCTACACCCTGCAAGTGGTGGCCCAGCGCGACGCCAAACCGGCCCACGCCGCCATCCTGCTCAGCCTGGAGGCCGTTTTCGCGGCCCTGGCCGGGTGGCTGCTCCTGGATGAATCCATGGGGAGCCGGGGGCTTTTCGGATGTACGCTGATGATGGGCGGCATGCTGGCCTCCCAGCTCTGGCCCAAGGGAACCAAGGCCCTGGAGGCGGCATAA
- a CDS encoding protein jag — MSEMKTFSGKNVDEAMEQACRFFKTEREKLEIEIITGGSTGIFGLVGKKKAEIRARVREEIRLLAEPTAPASKSAAPTPLADAPETDQEAAPKAASAPEARPAARQPARPAEPQDAAAPQTGEEAAAPAASEPVREPAAAAKTPPAAEDRPASERRKPRQGAPRQSGGRAPREPREPREQREPREQREPREQREPRETREPREPREQREQREPREPREPREPREALPPPGPLSEELTALVREVMDHLLTGILETLPEMEISGNSERVTVLVLDEENSGLLIGREGQTLASLQYLANRIVARRHEDPVRIQINTGEYRERQDDNLRKMAIYLADKAKSLGRPQSTKPLSSYHRRVVHLALQEDETVQTRSKGDGPLKRVIIVPRQQRNGGSAERAG; from the coding sequence ATGAGCGAGATGAAGACATTCAGCGGAAAAAATGTGGACGAGGCCATGGAACAGGCCTGCCGGTTCTTCAAGACGGAACGGGAGAAACTGGAAATTGAAATCATAACCGGAGGATCCACCGGCATTTTCGGACTTGTCGGCAAGAAAAAGGCCGAGATCCGGGCCAGGGTGCGCGAGGAGATCAGGCTTCTGGCCGAACCCACCGCCCCGGCGTCGAAATCGGCCGCCCCCACCCCTTTGGCGGATGCGCCCGAAACCGACCAGGAGGCCGCCCCCAAGGCCGCCTCTGCGCCCGAGGCCAGGCCTGCGGCGCGGCAACCCGCGCGTCCGGCCGAGCCCCAGGATGCCGCCGCACCCCAGACCGGGGAAGAGGCTGCCGCCCCGGCCGCTTCCGAGCCTGTCCGGGAGCCTGCCGCCGCAGCCAAGACGCCTCCTGCCGCCGAGGACCGTCCGGCCTCTGAGCGGCGCAAACCGCGCCAGGGCGCTCCCCGCCAGTCCGGCGGCCGGGCCCCTCGTGAGCCGCGCGAGCCCCGTGAGCAGCGTGAGCCCCGTGAGCAGCGTGAGCCTCGTGAGCAGCGTGAACCGCGCGAGACCCGTGAGCCCCGTGAGCCCCGTGAGCAGCGTGAGCAACGCGAACCCCGTGAGCCCCGTGAGCCCCGTGAACCACGCGAGGCCTTGCCGCCTCCCGGTCCCTTGTCCGAGGAGCTCACGGCTTTGGTGCGCGAGGTCATGGACCATCTGCTGACGGGCATCCTCGAGACGCTGCCCGAGATGGAGATCTCCGGGAACTCCGAGCGGGTGACCGTTTTGGTCCTGGACGAGGAGAATTCCGGACTTTTGATCGGCCGCGAGGGCCAGACCCTGGCCTCCCTGCAATATCTGGCCAATCGCATCGTGGCCAGACGCCATGAAGATCCCGTACGCATCCAGATCAACACCGGCGAATATCGCGAACGCCAGGACGACAATCTGCGCAAGATGGCCATTTATCTTGCGGACAAGGCCAAGTCCCTGGGGCGTCCCCAGAGCACCAAGCCGCTTTCGTCCTACCACCGCCGGGTGGTGCATCTGGCCCTGCAGGAGGACGAGACCGTCCAGACCCGCAGCAAGGGCGACGGCCCGCTCAAACGGGTCATCATCGTGCCCCGCCAGCAGCGTAACGGCGGCAGTGCCGAACGGGCGGGATAA
- the yidC gene encoding membrane protein insertase YidC, with translation MENKRVMLAVVLSLAVLLAWNFLFPTPKKPPQPPQATTSEAAPAEAKPATTAAPIGTLSAFAPTPGRMITVKTPLYTAVFNSLGGVLDSFALTGYRQTIAADSPLVNLVSDISRQKAPLGLLINGQPTWQAAQWSIEGGDLDLSQGQSGAITFVGQLGDLRIERTMTFLADNYLFDEKLALINASSTPVSLKVATALAVEKLSEKSESYNVTKVAYFDTGLHTVTDVKDLEQGVVADKGVKWASVESNYFIMAAVTLEPGYLAKAKFEDGVYRVAMEKDAVSVTAASRVDLPSAYYLGPKETAYLAKAPGNLSASVDYGWFDFIAKPLLILLDFLHGYVGNYGVAIILLTIIIKIVFWPLTHKSYKSMDQLRKLQPLMAQIREKYKDDRQKMNEEMMRLYKTYKVNPAGGCLPMVVQIPVFIGLYQALLNAIELRHAPFIAHVPFTDIVWLADLSVKDPFYVTPIIMGATMFLQQKMTPAPGDPTQAKLMLALPVVFTFMFLNFPSGLVVYWLVNNVLSIAQQWHLINKSKKA, from the coding sequence ATGGAAAACAAACGCGTCATGCTGGCTGTGGTCCTCTCTCTGGCGGTGCTTTTGGCCTGGAACTTCCTGTTCCCGACGCCGAAAAAGCCCCCGCAGCCGCCCCAGGCCACCACATCTGAGGCTGCTCCGGCCGAGGCGAAACCCGCCACGACAGCGGCGCCCATCGGAACCCTGTCGGCTTTCGCCCCCACCCCGGGGCGCATGATCACGGTCAAAACGCCGCTTTACACCGCAGTTTTCAATTCCCTGGGCGGCGTGCTCGATTCCTTTGCCCTCACAGGCTATCGCCAGACCATCGCCGCCGATTCCCCCCTGGTGAACCTGGTCAGCGACATCTCCCGCCAAAAGGCCCCCCTGGGGCTGCTCATCAACGGCCAGCCCACCTGGCAGGCCGCCCAGTGGTCCATTGAGGGCGGGGATCTGGACCTGAGCCAGGGGCAAAGCGGGGCGATCACCTTCGTGGGCCAGCTCGGCGACCTGCGCATCGAGCGCACCATGACCTTTCTGGCGGACAACTACCTGTTCGATGAAAAGCTGGCCTTGATCAACGCCTCCAGCACCCCGGTCAGCCTCAAGGTGGCCACCGCCCTGGCCGTCGAGAAGCTGTCGGAGAAAAGCGAATCCTACAACGTGACCAAGGTGGCCTACTTCGATACCGGTTTGCACACGGTCACCGACGTCAAGGATCTCGAGCAGGGGGTCGTTGCCGACAAGGGGGTGAAGTGGGCCTCCGTGGAGAGCAACTATTTCATCATGGCCGCCGTGACCCTGGAGCCGGGATATCTGGCCAAGGCCAAGTTCGAGGACGGCGTCTACCGGGTGGCCATGGAAAAGGATGCCGTGTCCGTGACCGCCGCCAGCCGGGTCGATCTGCCGTCCGCGTATTATCTGGGCCCCAAGGAGACGGCGTATCTGGCCAAGGCCCCGGGCAACCTCTCGGCCTCCGTCGACTACGGGTGGTTCGATTTCATCGCCAAGCCCCTGCTCATCCTGCTTGATTTCCTGCATGGCTATGTGGGCAACTACGGCGTGGCCATCATCCTCTTGACCATCATCATCAAGATCGTGTTCTGGCCTCTGACCCACAAGAGCTACAAGTCCATGGACCAGTTGCGCAAGTTGCAGCCGCTCATGGCCCAGATCCGCGAGAAGTATAAAGATGACCGCCAGAAGATGAACGAAGAGATGATGCGGTTGTACAAGACCTACAAGGTCAACCCGGCAGGCGGATGCCTGCCCATGGTGGTGCAGATTCCCGTGTTCATCGGCCTGTACCAGGCCCTTTTGAATGCGATCGAACTGCGGCACGCCCCGTTTATCGCCCATGTGCCCTTCACGGACATCGTCTGGCTGGCCGACTTGTCCGTCAAGGATCCCTTTTACGTCACCCCCATCATCATGGGGGCGACCATGTTTTTGCAGCAGAAAATGACCCCGGCCCCCGGCGATCCCACCCAGGCCAAGCTCATGCTGGCGCTTCCGGTCGTGTTCACCTTCATGTTCCTCAACTTCCCCTCGGGGCTGGTTGTGTACTGGCTGGTGAACAACGTCTTGTCCATCGCCCAGCAATGGCACCTCATCAACAAAAGCAAGAAGGCCTGA
- the yidD gene encoding membrane protein insertion efficiency factor YidD: MPVMRRIALSCIRFYQLAVSPWHQPCCRFVPSCSRYAYEAYSRFGFFRASFLTLKRLLRCHPFGGYGYDPVPDAPSAATGPAGSVQDSAPSIFTSTDGNIHHHGKQTRHAGCGPLSGGAFGLELPVPDAEKAPAAAPGHHI, from the coding sequence ATGCCAGTCATGCGACGAATTGCCCTTTCGTGTATACGGTTTTATCAACTCGCGGTCTCGCCTTGGCACCAGCCGTGTTGTCGCTTCGTGCCGTCCTGTTCCCGGTACGCCTATGAGGCCTATTCACGGTTTGGTTTCTTCCGTGCCTCCTTTTTGACACTCAAACGCCTTTTGCGTTGCCATCCCTTCGGGGGGTACGGCTACGATCCGGTGCCAGACGCCCCTTCGGCCGCCACGGGTCCGGCCGGGAGCGTCCAGGACAGCGCCCCATCCATATTCACCTCCACCGACGGAAACATTCATCACCATGGAAAACAAACGCGTCATGCTGGCTGTGGTCCTCTCTCTGGCGGTGCTTTTGGCCTGGAACTTCCTGTTCCCGACGCCGAAAAAGCCCCCGCAGCCGCCCCAGGCCACCACATCTGA
- the rnpA gene encoding ribonuclease P protein component: MIYPPEHRLRRRGRFTACYDSGRKYFTRHFVVFVLLRPADGVSARLGLTVGKKCGGAVARNRIKRVLREFFRLHGSAVEVPLDIVIVAKKSLDVAGFSLDAACRELLPLVARLRKDFSRVTGA; this comes from the coding sequence CTGATTTACCCCCCGGAGCACCGGCTGCGCCGTCGCGGCCGGTTTACGGCCTGCTACGATTCGGGACGCAAATATTTCACCCGGCATTTTGTGGTGTTTGTTTTGTTGCGGCCTGCGGACGGCGTGTCCGCACGGCTGGGGCTCACGGTTGGGAAAAAATGCGGCGGCGCCGTGGCGCGCAACCGCATAAAACGCGTGCTCAGGGAATTTTTTCGGCTGCACGGATCGGCTGTCGAGGTTCCCCTCGACATCGTGATCGTGGCCAAGAAATCCCTGGATGTCGCCGGGTTTTCCCTTGATGCCGCCTGTCGCGAGCTTTTGCCGCTCGTGGCCCGGTTGCGCAAGGATTTCTCCCGCGTCACAGGGGCGTGA
- the rpmH gene encoding 50S ribosomal protein L34, with amino-acid sequence MSKMTYQPHKTRRNRTHGFLVRSRTKNGQAILRRRRAKGRKRLAA; translated from the coding sequence ATGAGCAAGATGACATATCAGCCGCACAAGACCCGGAGAAATCGTACCCACGGCTTTCTGGTTCGCTCCAGAACCAAAAACGGTCAGGCCATCCTGCGCCGCAGACGGGCCAAAGGCCGCAAGCGTCTGGCCGCCTGA
- a CDS encoding CsbD family protein → MSGTKKIVFGTVRQIKGTIKNTIGSIINNKQMVIEGNNEKLYGKIQVKLGNIENTITEY, encoded by the coding sequence ATGTCAGGAACGAAAAAGATTGTTTTTGGCACAGTTCGCCAGATCAAGGGAACCATTAAAAATACTATTGGTTCGATAATAAATAATAAACAGATGGTGATCGAAGGCAACAACGAGAAGTTGTATGGCAAAATACAGGTCAAACTCGGCAATATTGAAAACACCATCACAGAGTATTGA
- a CDS encoding glycoside hydrolase family 75 protein — MKIFKDGEVIHLYTVRHQTNIKVIILWVVAICAVFAFLLSTASFASDLSTHESISTGMHHTVDVAMNRSTPLVFTCDPRLGFKNMKERRAAMSLSVPAGMKIFFQRIGSSSIYQTKKHGSVYIFKSGMNIDADGAFTAYHPLPGKGLDHLGNAGRPGNWWGIVTHNTKRSGKPVLQDATDPAPGYYVSGTSLQDATKENNDPTRYVNSEAIPFFVLPGDSRIPATMGDFGYVVNMDTAMSSGCIFADVGPDNKIGEGSIALARAVGIPSDPRGEGTTDQMIYVVFTDTSQGWPVDKKYIDSHSNQLFEQWGGMERLRREMY; from the coding sequence ATGAAAATATTCAAGGATGGAGAAGTAATACATCTCTACACAGTGCGACATCAGACAAATATAAAGGTAATCATTCTATGGGTCGTTGCGATATGTGCAGTCTTCGCCTTTTTATTGAGTACTGCGTCATTTGCCAGCGACCTGTCGACTCACGAGTCAATATCAACAGGCATGCATCATACTGTTGACGTTGCGATGAATAGAAGCACCCCCTTGGTCTTTACCTGCGATCCTCGCCTCGGTTTCAAAAATATGAAAGAGCGACGCGCGGCAATGAGTTTATCCGTACCAGCTGGGATGAAGATATTCTTTCAACGCATTGGGTCTTCATCAATATATCAAACTAAGAAGCATGGCTCTGTCTATATATTCAAGTCTGGAATGAATATCGACGCTGATGGAGCGTTCACCGCGTATCATCCTCTCCCCGGGAAAGGCCTGGACCACCTCGGAAACGCAGGACGACCTGGCAACTGGTGGGGGATTGTCACCCATAATACCAAGCGAAGCGGCAAGCCCGTTCTTCAGGATGCGACGGATCCTGCACCGGGCTACTACGTGTCCGGGACGAGTTTGCAGGACGCAACAAAAGAGAACAACGACCCGACGCGATATGTCAATTCTGAAGCGATACCATTCTTCGTTCTCCCCGGTGACAGCCGGATTCCGGCGACGATGGGCGACTTTGGATATGTGGTGAACATGGACACCGCGATGTCGTCGGGCTGCATCTTTGCGGACGTCGGCCCAGATAACAAGATTGGCGAAGGATCCATCGCGCTGGCCAGGGCTGTGGGCATCCCGAGCGACCCCAGGGGGGAAGGGACAACCGACCAAATGATCTATGTCGTCTTCACAGACACCTCTCAAGGGTGGCCTGTCGACAAAAAATATATCGACTCGCATTCGAATCAACTCTTTGAGCAGTGGGGCGGGATGGAGAGGCTGCGCCGCGAGATGTATTAA
- a CDS encoding PRC-barrel domain-containing protein, which produces MTIALKTLCAAAALSLTLVSGAAFAQATPVVGTIGITSEEVLVVAKGWSIKKDILDKDVFNEANEKVGTISDIIVTPVKAMSYAIVGTGGFLGIAEHDVVIPLSQLTIKDKRVLLPGATKEAVKAMPAFKYSN; this is translated from the coding sequence ATGACAATTGCTTTGAAGACACTTTGTGCGGCTGCGGCCTTGTCCCTGACGCTCGTTTCGGGAGCCGCCTTCGCTCAAGCCACGCCTGTGGTCGGCACCATCGGCATCACCAGTGAGGAAGTCCTGGTTGTCGCCAAGGGATGGAGCATCAAAAAGGATATCCTGGACAAGGATGTCTTCAATGAAGCCAATGAAAAGGTCGGCACCATCAGCGACATCATCGTGACCCCGGTGAAGGCCATGTCCTATGCGATTGTGGGCACTGGCGGCTTTTTGGGGATTGCGGAACATGACGTCGTCATTCCCCTCAGCCAGCTGACCATCAAGGACAAGCGTGTTCTGCTGCCGGGCGCCACCAAGGAAGCCGTCAAGGCCATGCCTGCCTTCAAGTACTCCAATTAA
- a CDS encoding collagen-like protein translates to MKYLSLFGLALLALSITACTGPPGPQGATGDRGYTGQTGSKGVPGHTGSTGQKGNTGYTGATGAAGNKGNTGEIGRQGIAGDTGLRGDTGDTGQQGDVGQQGNTGDTGSRGNTGDTGRQGDTGDTGRQGNTGSQGNKGNTGSTGNTGDYGTPSTVIVR, encoded by the coding sequence GTGAAGTATCTCTCATTATTCGGGTTGGCGTTGTTGGCGCTCAGCATAACGGCCTGCACCGGTCCTCCGGGACCGCAGGGAGCAACCGGAGACAGGGGGTATACCGGACAGACCGGGTCAAAGGGAGTGCCTGGTCATACGGGGAGCACAGGCCAAAAGGGGAACACCGGATACACCGGCGCCACGGGCGCTGCCGGGAACAAGGGGAATACGGGAGAGATTGGTCGGCAGGGAATTGCAGGAGATACCGGCTTGCGCGGAGACACGGGTGATACCGGCCAGCAGGGTGACGTTGGCCAGCAAGGAAACACCGGCGATACCGGTTCCCGTGGCAACACGGGCGACACCGGCAGGCAGGGTGACACGGGCGACACCGGCCGACAGGGGAATACCGGGAGTCAGGGGAACAAGGGGAACACCGGTTCGACAGGGAACACCGGCGACTACGGTACTCCGTCGACGGTTATCGTTCGATAA
- a CDS encoding GlsB/YeaQ/YmgE family stress response membrane protein, producing the protein MNDLLWFLLVGLIAGWLAGVLMGGGGFGLVGDLLVGVLGAVLGGHLFGSAIIGVHGLLGSILVATLGAVILLVCLRVVRRLT; encoded by the coding sequence ATGAACGATCTTCTCTGGTTTCTCCTTGTCGGGTTGATAGCCGGGTGGCTGGCCGGAGTCCTCATGGGGGGAGGCGGATTCGGCCTTGTGGGCGATCTTCTTGTGGGCGTCCTGGGCGCGGTTCTCGGCGGACACCTCTTTGGTTCCGCCATCATTGGCGTACATGGGCTCCTGGGGTCGATACTGGTGGCCACGCTTGGGGCGGTGATCCTGCTTGTCTGCTTGCGTGTGGTCCGACGGCTCACCTAG